The window CAAAAAAGTCTAGTAATGCAATATTCGGGTTCCACTTAAGAAGAATGAGATTGAATTTAAAGCTACTTGTTTaatgaaaaaaacaaaacaattttGACTTTATGTTGTAGCAAGTTATGCTTTGAAGGGATTTTCCCATGAAGGTTGTATAAGAGGTAAAAGAACATGTTTTAAAACATAGTATTCATTTTGTGTGTGATTATATTATGTGGGATTTGAGGTGAAAAATTTGTAAACATTGTTTATGATTGATAACATCTATTACTTGAACTATTTGTACTTTGTTTCTTGCAAATGAATACCCTAGATggaaaaatatataaaagtttaGTGGTTTTAGTGAAGATTTTGACACTAAACTTTGacacaaaatatatcattaaagcCACTAAAGTCTTacaaagtttcatattttgaccACTTTAACTTGGTATAACATATAAAAGTATCCTCTCATCTCAACATCATACTTCATACGTTGTCCTTGTTTTCTTTGTATTCATTGTTGCACATTTCCTCCTTAATTGCTTATCATTAATTGTTGTGTGTTTTGGGATTATACTTGTTTCTTTGAATTGATTGTTTTATAAGGCTAGAGAGCACACTCTCACACACCAATATTAGAACTTACAAGAAATGTAACTAAAAGAGCAATGAGGAGAATGGAATACTCCTTTCCATGTGCTAAGAACAAAATTTGTAAATCTTAAAATTCAACAAAATACGTGTTACAGATcaagaaatattttttttatataaaattttgtaAAAAGTATAATTATAAACTATAAAATGATAAATTGTTATATATAAGAAAACAGATAAGTCAATACTATAAGTATGTCTTTTTAGGTCATTTTAAAACAAAACTAGTAAGAAGCTAGAAATTACAAAGAGATAACTAAAATGTTTCAACCAATCAACCCAACTAACTTTAACCTTATTGTTTTTATGAGCAAACCAATTATACAACATATCGACAATAtcatcaaaaatcaaaattttagacGGAACCACTTcactaaataaaataaaatttcgaaACCTCTACATTACCCTAAGGACCGTTTGTGTAATCGATTCCAAagccattctctctctctctctctctctctctctctctctctctctctaacgaGACCATATCTCGCCAATCAAACATGTCTCGTCACACATCCCAACCAGGCAACACCAGATCAACTATCTAAAAACTCTTCGCTGAATAGAACCTGCAAATTCACATAATAAAAAAGATGATCAATTTTCTCCACATGACCACCCCATAGAGGACACACCAAAGAAGGAAGCTCCAAACATTTAATACTTAAATTCCACCTAGTAGGAAGTCGATCCCGCAACACCCGCCGACACAAGATATTTATCTTCAGGGGCACACATCAATTCCATCGCGTAACTGAAAGACCATCTGGAAGCAAAGCCTTATCGATAACTTGCCTAGTATCATGAACCAGAAACCTCATGACACCATCCGATTCCCGTCTCCAAGAATCCTTCTCCTTTATAGGTTGAAAATTGCCAATAAGGCTGATCAAATCATAAAGTTGTCGCTGCAAAGCACCTCCACATATTTGACGATTCCAAGATCACAAACAAGGGATGCACATCGTTATTTTTTATATGCTTTTGTTACGTGGCCTTAGGGATGCATTATGCATTTTGCTCATttttttaccctagaaaaagcTAATTGATTGATGGTGAGTTATAATGTAAGAGGATAATTTGACATAAAATTAATAATGTGAAGTTAGTTATGCAAAGAAACATACCGTAAGGACAAAACGTGACATTAGACCGATAAGTGTCATATCACACATTATCACAATTTTAATCTGCTACGTCATTTTTCCACCACCTTACAAAACCAGTGAATGTCATATCACACCTTATCACAATTTTAATCTGTCACTGTCATCGCACTTTACAAAAAACTCAACGTTACAAGAAATTGAGAAAATTGTATGACCGTGTCTCCTAATACGGTGAACTTACCGTTGTCCTGCCCCATTCAGTGTGGTATATTCACTGCACCTTTTACCTCTTAGGTCTTAGCATTAAGTTTATGGACCATTATTTATTTTACTAATTTATCTAATACGAATAGAAAATATTAAAGAAACGCCGGTGGGCCACCGGTGAAAGTTGTAGTGCAGAAAGCCACAAGAACACGGCGTCTGTCGTCATCCACGACTGTAAAAATTAAACTCGTTTGTTTGCTGAAATCGTTCTCTCTGTTCTTTCGTATCAACGTATTTTGCTAAATCAAAGCCTGAAATCGATGATTTCGAGTACATGTAGTGGTTGTTCTTGCAAACCGTTGCTGATTTCGACAAAGTCATCATTTACAGGAAGGTATTTTCATCTCCGTCACGGCGGTGTAAGTCTGATCCAGAAACGCTTCAACGGCGACGGAATTTGCGTTGTGAGAGCTTCAATGGTGGGGAATACCTCCGAGAACTCCTCCAATTTCCTTAAACGTATGGAACAAGCTTGGTTAATCTCTCAGGTATATACACAAACTAAAAGTCAtcatttagggttttctcaaTAATTTCTCGATTCAATAACAAATTCGATGGAAGCATCTATAGATCTAAGCAACTATGTTATTTTTCTTGCAGCAACCGAGGCCAATTGCTTGTTCTTCTTGCGAGTCGAATGGACATGTCGAGTGCAAATGGTGTCG of the Lactuca sativa cultivar Salinas chromosome 6, Lsat_Salinas_v11, whole genome shotgun sequence genome contains:
- the LOC111908548 gene encoding uncharacterized protein LOC111908548 encodes the protein MISSTCSGCSCKPLLISTKSSFTGRYFHLRHGGVSLIQKRFNGDGICVVRASMVGNTSENSSNFLKRMEQAWLISQQPRPIACSSCESNGHVECKWCRGTGFFILGDNMLCQVPSRNSSCVICAGKGSTSCADCKGTGFRAKWLGQPPIQS